In the genome of Trueperaceae bacterium, one region contains:
- the rny gene encoding ribonuclease Y, with the protein MSALVGVLLLIAGLVVGAGVAWTLRRRQEVDARAEAERLYRERVAEAEREAKRTVEQAKGAAQAELEQARRRWQEDEQRQRQRLAEDLERERESVRAELQRVRQEGERERAQLRDMREELRREREKLDQQEDRLNRRGEQQDARALRLDEVEERLNQRSAELQSREEELEAREAQLTAQLHEIAQLTREQASALVLERVERELEREKAVRVRAALDKADAEAKRRATDILAQAIQRSASEVSAAISVSVVPIPNDAMKGRIIGREGRNIRAFEALTGVDLIIDDTPEAVLLSSFNPIRREVAKMALSELVTDGRIHPARIEEVVQKAQQDMQNYIRERGDEAALEANVVGLKAGLVQLLGRMQFRTSYGQNILKHSVQVAHLSGIIAAELGLDEAMARRAGLLHDIGKSIDREIEGTHTEIGANLGRRFGEPPEVIDAILNHHDLDRAETLYPVIVNAADAISAARPGARRESLESYIKRLEGLENIATSFPGVENAFAIQAGREIRIIVQPDKVDDASAVLLARDIANRIEQDMEYPGQVQVTVVRESRAVEYAR; encoded by the coding sequence GTGAGCGCCCTCGTCGGCGTACTGCTCCTGATCGCGGGGCTCGTCGTCGGGGCCGGCGTCGCCTGGACGCTGCGCCGCCGCCAGGAGGTCGACGCCAGGGCCGAGGCCGAGCGCCTCTACCGCGAGCGCGTCGCCGAGGCGGAGCGCGAGGCCAAGCGCACGGTCGAGCAGGCGAAGGGCGCCGCCCAGGCCGAGCTGGAGCAGGCCCGCAGGCGCTGGCAGGAGGACGAGCAGCGCCAGCGCCAGCGGCTGGCCGAGGACCTCGAGCGCGAGCGCGAGAGCGTGAGGGCCGAGCTGCAGCGCGTCCGCCAGGAGGGCGAGCGCGAGCGGGCCCAGCTCCGCGACATGCGCGAGGAGCTCAGGCGCGAGCGCGAGAAGCTCGACCAGCAGGAGGACCGCCTCAACCGCCGCGGCGAGCAGCAGGACGCCCGCGCCCTCAGGCTCGACGAGGTCGAGGAGCGGCTGAACCAGCGCTCCGCCGAGCTGCAGTCGCGCGAGGAGGAGCTCGAGGCCAGGGAGGCGCAGCTCACGGCCCAGCTCCACGAGATAGCCCAGCTCACGCGCGAGCAGGCGTCGGCGTTGGTGCTCGAGCGCGTCGAGCGCGAGCTGGAGCGCGAGAAGGCCGTGCGGGTCAGGGCGGCGCTCGACAAGGCCGACGCCGAGGCGAAGCGCCGCGCCACCGACATCCTGGCCCAGGCGATCCAGCGCAGCGCCTCCGAGGTCTCGGCGGCGATCAGCGTCTCCGTCGTGCCCATCCCCAACGACGCCATGAAGGGCCGCATCATCGGCCGCGAGGGACGCAACATCAGGGCCTTCGAGGCGCTCACGGGCGTCGACCTCATCATCGACGACACGCCGGAGGCTGTCCTGCTCTCGAGCTTCAACCCCATCAGGCGCGAGGTCGCCAAGATGGCGCTCTCAGAGCTCGTCACCGACGGGCGCATCCACCCGGCGCGCATCGAGGAGGTCGTGCAGAAGGCCCAGCAGGACATGCAGAACTACATCAGGGAGCGCGGCGACGAGGCCGCGCTCGAGGCGAACGTCGTCGGCCTCAAGGCCGGCCTCGTGCAGCTCCTCGGCCGCATGCAGTTCCGCACCAGCTACGGGCAGAACATCCTCAAGCACTCGGTGCAGGTAGCGCACCTCTCCGGCATCATCGCGGCCGAGCTCGGCCTCGACGAGGCCATGGCGCGCCGCGCCGGCCTGCTGCACGACATCGGCAAGTCGATCGACAGGGAGATCGAGGGCACGCACACCGAGATCGGCGCGAACCTCGGCCGCCGCTTCGGCGAGCCCCCCGAGGTCATCGACGCGATCCTCAACCACCACGACCTCGACCGCGCCGAGACCCTCTACCCGGTGATCGTGAACGCCGCCGACGCGATCTCGGCCGCCAGGCCGGGCGCGCGGCGCGAGTCTCTCGAGAGCTACATCAAGCGCCTCGAGGGGCTCGAGAACATCGCCACGAGCTTCCCCGGCGTCGAGAACGCCTTCGCCATACAGGCGGGACGCGAGATCCGCATCATCGTGCAGCCCGACAAGGTCGACGACGCCTCGGCCGTGCTGCTGGCGCGCGACATCGCCAACCGCATCGAGCAGGACATGGAGTACCCCGGCCAGGTCCAGGTGACCGTGGTGCGCGAGTCGCGGGCGGTAGAGTACGCCCGGTGA
- a CDS encoding ribose-phosphate pyrophosphokinase: MRIGDDLKLFRGTSTPELASSVARHLGVPLANGTVSQFPDGETRIMIEESVRGADCYIVQSTCAPVNHNLMELLVLIDALRRASAWRINAVVPYFGYARQDKKVQAREPITAKLVANLLEKAGADRVIAIDLHAGQIQGFFDVPLDHLTALPILGDHLKKTDLGDSIVVSPDIGRATEARRLANYLNLPLAMLYKRRTSPTDTEVIHVIGDVEGKRPIIIDDMISTAGTMRQGIEALLRLGAQPDIRVAATHPVFTPPAAERLSHPAVTGIYVTDTVPLRQPVPNTTVLSVAPLLAKAIRNVHQHASVSSLFTT; the protein is encoded by the coding sequence GTGAGGATAGGGGACGACCTCAAGCTCTTCCGCGGCACCTCGACACCGGAGCTGGCCTCGAGCGTGGCGCGGCACCTCGGCGTGCCGCTCGCGAACGGCACCGTCTCGCAGTTCCCCGACGGCGAGACCAGGATCATGATCGAGGAGTCGGTGCGCGGGGCCGACTGCTACATCGTCCAGTCGACGTGCGCGCCGGTCAACCACAACCTCATGGAGCTGCTGGTGCTGATCGACGCGCTCAGGCGCGCGTCGGCCTGGCGGATCAACGCCGTGGTGCCCTACTTCGGCTACGCCCGCCAGGACAAGAAGGTCCAGGCGCGCGAGCCCATCACCGCGAAGCTGGTGGCGAACCTGCTCGAGAAGGCCGGCGCCGACCGCGTGATCGCGATCGACCTGCACGCCGGCCAGATCCAGGGCTTCTTCGACGTGCCGCTCGACCACCTCACGGCGCTGCCGATCCTCGGCGACCACCTCAAGAAGACCGACCTCGGCGACTCGATCGTCGTGTCGCCCGACATCGGTCGGGCGACCGAGGCGCGGCGGCTCGCCAACTACCTCAACCTGCCCCTGGCGATGCTCTACAAGCGCCGCACCAGCCCCACCGACACCGAGGTCATCCACGTGATCGGCGACGTCGAGGGGAAGCGGCCCATCATCATCGACGACATGATCAGCACCGCCGGCACCATGCGCCAGGGCATCGAGGCGCTGCTGCGGCTGGGCGCGCAGCCCGACATCAGGGTCGCCGCCACGCACCCGGTGTTCACGCCGCCGGCCGCGGAGCGCCTCTCGCACCCCGCCGTCACGGGCATCTACGTCACCGACACCGTGCCGCTGAGGCAGCCGGTGCCCAACACGACGGTCCTCTCCGTCGCCCCGCTGCTGGCGAAGGCGATACGCAACGTCCACCAGCACGCGTCGGTGAGCTCGCTGTTCACGACCTGA
- a CDS encoding helix-turn-helix domain-containing protein produces MRATGHGRRRDEVPPAALDAPATALEEARERVGGCLRSGRWREALAACLETDVGLVPEVVDQVGNRAFDAGEFEALWQALSGLPSAVQSHPNVAYWLFVTATAVNRQAEVMPLVSAVLRESAAPELRAAVAVTQPGAEMAAETQRALEAHESATTIRARAFALALEGDRRSPILLFRRALALAENADAGHLVVACAVDVANHELGLGRYRSGRDWARWALDEYARRGVREEHRRELAAAALAFGQILLGELDAAREVLRTVPVDPAKVGMPTYEAVVSTVADMHVLDGRLDEALALLTTLKRRSPLTQVASASLDVTKAHIARGDLLAARESAEYAYSLSRGASRAQSAIGALGMGMALAYFDAERACELLETAARQLEQTNLQLLETQALLWLARCRLRDGRLDEASRALAEAAEGTRELAEPGWRLLMACDPVYADLHAMAHGGGQALKVRLLGAPRLEYRARELDLTLRQCEVMAVLCEREEGVTTGELRRLVFGDEVGEGTVKSTVSRLRQLVPISPSPYRITVPCECDFRLVLGLLAGGKVHQAVQHYAGPLLPGSEAPAVVELRLHIEECLRRAVMRSGDPDLLIQLATAVGDDLELWESARASLTSGDYRLPLVVARIRRVREAWR; encoded by the coding sequence GTGCGTGCGACTGGGCACGGCCGCCGGAGGGACGAGGTACCTCCGGCGGCGCTCGACGCGCCCGCCACGGCCCTCGAGGAGGCCAGGGAGCGCGTCGGCGGCTGCCTGAGGAGCGGTCGCTGGCGGGAGGCCCTCGCCGCGTGCCTCGAGACCGACGTCGGGCTCGTCCCCGAGGTCGTCGACCAGGTAGGCAACCGCGCCTTCGACGCCGGCGAGTTCGAGGCGCTGTGGCAGGCACTCTCCGGCCTGCCGAGCGCCGTCCAGTCCCACCCCAACGTCGCCTACTGGCTGTTCGTCACCGCCACGGCCGTGAACCGCCAGGCCGAGGTCATGCCGCTGGTCTCCGCCGTGCTCCGGGAGTCGGCGGCGCCGGAGCTGCGGGCGGCCGTCGCCGTCACGCAGCCGGGGGCGGAGATGGCCGCCGAGACCCAGCGCGCGCTCGAGGCGCACGAGTCCGCGACGACCATCAGGGCGCGGGCGTTCGCGCTGGCGCTGGAGGGCGACAGGCGCTCGCCGATCCTGCTGTTCAGGCGCGCGCTGGCGCTGGCCGAGAACGCCGACGCCGGCCACCTCGTCGTGGCGTGCGCCGTCGACGTCGCCAACCACGAGCTCGGGCTGGGGCGGTACCGCAGCGGCCGCGACTGGGCGCGTTGGGCGCTCGACGAGTACGCGCGGCGCGGCGTCAGGGAGGAGCACAGGCGCGAGCTGGCCGCCGCCGCGCTGGCGTTCGGGCAGATCCTCCTCGGCGAGCTCGACGCCGCGCGGGAGGTGCTCAGGACCGTGCCCGTCGACCCGGCGAAGGTCGGCATGCCCACCTACGAGGCCGTCGTCTCCACGGTCGCCGACATGCACGTCCTCGACGGGCGCCTCGACGAGGCCCTGGCGCTCCTCACGACGCTCAAGCGCCGCTCGCCCCTGACCCAGGTGGCCTCGGCCTCCCTCGACGTCACCAAGGCCCACATCGCCAGGGGCGACCTCCTGGCCGCCCGCGAGTCGGCCGAGTACGCCTACTCGCTCTCCCGCGGCGCCTCGCGGGCGCAGTCCGCGATCGGCGCGCTGGGCATGGGCATGGCGCTGGCCTACTTCGACGCCGAGCGCGCCTGCGAGCTGTTGGAGACGGCCGCGCGGCAGCTCGAGCAGACGAACCTCCAGCTCCTCGAGACGCAGGCCCTGCTGTGGCTGGCGCGCTGCCGCCTGCGGGACGGCAGGCTGGACGAGGCGTCGCGGGCGCTCGCCGAGGCCGCCGAGGGCACGCGCGAGCTGGCCGAGCCCGGCTGGCGGCTCCTCATGGCCTGCGACCCCGTCTACGCCGACCTCCACGCCATGGCCCACGGCGGCGGCCAGGCGCTGAAGGTGAGGCTCCTCGGCGCGCCGCGGCTCGAGTACCGGGCGCGGGAGCTCGACCTCACGCTGCGCCAGTGCGAGGTCATGGCCGTGCTGTGCGAGCGCGAGGAGGGCGTGACGACCGGGGAGCTGAGGCGCCTGGTGTTCGGCGACGAGGTGGGGGAGGGCACCGTGAAGTCGACGGTGTCGCGCCTGCGGCAGCTCGTGCCCATCTCGCCGTCCCCTTACCGCATCACCGTGCCGTGCGAGTGCGACTTCAGGCTCGTGCTCGGCCTGCTCGCCGGCGGCAAGGTGCACCAGGCCGTGCAGCACTACGCCGGGCCGCTGCTGCCGGGGTCGGAGGCGCCGGCGGTCGTGGAGCTGAGGCTCCACATCGAGGAGTGCCTGCGGCGCGCCGTCATGCGCTCCGGCGACCCCGACCTGCTGATCCAGCTCGCGACCGCCGTGGGCGACGACCTCGAGCTGTGGGAGTCGGCGCGCGCCAGCCTGACGAGCGGCGACTACCGCCTGCCGCTGGTGGTGGCCCGCATCAGGCGCGTGCGGGAGGCGTGGAGGTGA
- the pstB gene encoding phosphate ABC transporter ATP-binding protein PstB, whose translation MTETASIPAETVRSAPVPPEESALVITDLSLWYGAFQAIHHVSLTVPRHQVTALIGASGSGKSTLLRSINRMNDLVEGVRVEGSVRYDGVELYGPDVDPVEVRRRIGMVFQKPNPFPKSIYENVAFGPRLMGFRGDMDALVERALRSAALWDEVADKLRQSGLGLSGGQQQRLCIARALASDPSVILMDEPTSALDPIATDKIERLIHDLKRDYTVLIVTHNMQQAGRVSDRTAFMHLGRLVEEGPTDLIFTNPKHELTERYVSGRFG comes from the coding sequence TTGACCGAGACCGCCAGCATCCCCGCCGAGACCGTCCGCAGCGCGCCGGTACCGCCCGAGGAGTCGGCGCTCGTCATCACCGACCTCAGCCTATGGTACGGCGCCTTCCAGGCCATCCACCACGTCTCCCTCACGGTCCCGCGCCACCAGGTCACGGCCCTCATAGGGGCGTCGGGCAGCGGCAAGAGCACGCTGCTGAGGTCGATCAACCGCATGAACGACCTCGTCGAGGGGGTCAGGGTCGAGGGCAGCGTCAGGTACGACGGCGTCGAGCTCTACGGGCCGGACGTCGACCCCGTCGAGGTCCGCCGGCGCATCGGCATGGTGTTCCAGAAGCCGAACCCGTTCCCGAAGTCGATCTACGAGAACGTCGCGTTCGGTCCGCGGCTCATGGGGTTCCGCGGCGACATGGACGCCCTCGTCGAGCGCGCGCTGCGGAGCGCGGCGCTGTGGGACGAGGTCGCCGACAAGCTCAGGCAGTCCGGCCTGGGGCTCTCCGGGGGGCAGCAGCAGCGCTTGTGCATCGCCAGGGCCCTCGCCTCCGACCCGAGCGTGATCCTCATGGACGAGCCGACGAGCGCCCTCGACCCCATCGCGACAGACAAGATCGAGCGCCTGATCCACGACCTCAAGCGCGACTACACGGTGCTGATCGTCACGCACAACATGCAGCAGGCGGGCCGCGTCAGCGACCGCACCGCCTTCATGCACCTCGGCAGGCTCGTGGAGGAGGGCCCCACCGACCTGATCTTCACGAACCCCAAGCACGAGCTGACCGAGCGCTACGTCTCCGGCCGCTTCGGGTAG
- the pstA gene encoding phosphate ABC transporter permease PstA, protein MLDLGGVQARRRRAGARAFGTAVAVPVLLALALLATLLFDVVTDSFSWQVIEPRNSGQSFSFLEGFAFFRTWDNVVRLELRAQGLTEDEVAALLSDREARRVFGARNRVELMPWVDGRPLRWIVTSSRDERVADLPLFEGLRRRRELLERAEPGQVVVLNAWLDASFLARNASRSPSVAGLLPALAGSLLLVALVIVMSVPLGVGTAVYLEEYAPHTRFARLVELNLANLAGVPSVVYGILGLSVFVRLLRLGPVVLAGALTLTLLVVPVVVVAAREAIRAVPDSLRQAAYGLGATRSQVVARVVLPNAVGGIVTGVILAVARAIGETAPLIVIGAAAFVPRPPDGPLALFTAIPIQVYTWVSENDAEFLHVASAAIVVLLLVLVVLYSLASYLRRRFESRW, encoded by the coding sequence ATGCTCGACCTGGGGGGCGTGCAGGCGCGCCGCCGGCGCGCCGGCGCGCGCGCCTTCGGCACGGCCGTCGCGGTGCCCGTGCTGCTCGCGCTGGCGCTGCTCGCGACGCTGCTGTTCGACGTGGTGACGGACAGCTTCTCGTGGCAGGTGATCGAGCCGCGGAACTCTGGTCAGAGCTTCTCCTTCCTCGAGGGCTTCGCGTTCTTCCGCACCTGGGACAACGTCGTGCGGCTCGAGCTGCGCGCCCAGGGCCTGACGGAGGACGAGGTCGCGGCGCTCCTGAGCGACCGCGAGGCGCGACGCGTCTTCGGCGCGCGCAACCGCGTCGAACTGATGCCGTGGGTCGACGGCAGGCCGCTGAGGTGGATCGTGACCTCGAGCCGCGACGAGCGCGTCGCCGACCTGCCGCTGTTCGAGGGCCTGCGGCGGCGACGCGAGCTGCTGGAGCGGGCCGAGCCGGGGCAGGTCGTCGTGCTCAACGCCTGGCTCGACGCGTCGTTCCTCGCGAGGAACGCCTCGCGCTCGCCGTCGGTGGCGGGCCTGCTGCCCGCCCTCGCCGGGAGCCTGCTGCTCGTCGCCCTCGTCATCGTCATGTCGGTGCCGCTCGGCGTGGGCACGGCCGTCTACCTCGAGGAGTACGCGCCGCACACCCGCTTCGCCCGCCTCGTCGAGCTGAACCTCGCGAACCTGGCCGGCGTGCCCAGCGTCGTCTACGGCATCCTCGGGCTGAGCGTGTTCGTCAGGCTGCTCCGCCTCGGCCCCGTCGTGCTGGCCGGCGCGCTCACGCTGACCCTGCTGGTCGTGCCGGTCGTCGTGGTGGCGGCGCGCGAGGCGATCCGCGCCGTGCCCGACAGCCTGCGCCAGGCCGCCTACGGCCTGGGGGCCACGCGCTCGCAGGTCGTCGCCCGCGTCGTCCTGCCCAACGCCGTGGGCGGCATCGTGACGGGCGTGATACTGGCCGTCGCCAGGGCGATCGGCGAGACGGCGCCGCTGATCGTGATCGGCGCGGCGGCGTTCGTGCCGCGTCCGCCCGACGGACCACTCGCGCTCTTCACCGCGATCCCCATCCAGGTCTACACCTGGGTCTCCGAGAACGACGCCGAGTTCCTCCACGTCGCCTCGGCGGCCATCGTGGTGCTGCTCCTCGTCCTCGTCGTGCTCTACTCGCTGGCGTCGTACCTCAGACGCCGGTTCGAGAGCCGCTGGTGA
- the pstC gene encoding phosphate ABC transporter permease subunit PstC encodes MTRTGAAPLRLGRRARARERLVRGLLLLCAGVSVLTTFGVVAVLLGETTAFFADPAVTLREFFTSTRWTPLFADRSFGILPLLTGTFLVTAIALAVGVPLGLASAVYLSEFAPPGRRRRVTALLELLAGVPTVVFGYFALLYVTPLLQRVVPGLNLFNPLSAGLVMGFMVLPTVSSISTDAMQAVPSSLRQAAYGLGATKVQLISRVVLPAALSGIVASVVLAMARAVGETMIVTLAAGQRPLFTLDPRETIATMTAFIVQAATGDQPAGSLASRSLYAVAATLFVITLLLNLASQLVVGRYRERYE; translated from the coding sequence GTGACGAGGACGGGCGCGGCCCCGCTGCGGCTCGGTCGGCGGGCGAGGGCGCGCGAGCGGCTGGTGCGCGGCCTGCTGCTGCTCTGCGCCGGCGTGTCGGTGCTGACGACCTTCGGCGTCGTCGCCGTGCTGCTGGGCGAGACCACCGCGTTCTTCGCCGACCCGGCCGTCACGCTCCGCGAGTTCTTCACCTCCACGCGCTGGACGCCCCTCTTCGCCGACCGCAGCTTCGGCATCCTCCCCCTGCTGACCGGCACGTTCCTCGTCACGGCCATCGCGCTCGCGGTGGGCGTGCCCCTGGGCCTGGCGAGCGCCGTCTACCTCTCCGAGTTCGCGCCGCCCGGCCGGCGGCGGCGCGTGACGGCGCTGCTCGAGCTCCTCGCCGGCGTGCCCACGGTCGTGTTCGGCTACTTCGCGCTGCTCTACGTCACGCCGCTGCTGCAGCGCGTGGTGCCCGGACTGAACCTGTTCAACCCGCTCTCCGCGGGCCTCGTCATGGGCTTCATGGTCCTCCCCACGGTGTCGAGCATCTCCACCGACGCGATGCAGGCGGTGCCGTCGTCGCTGCGCCAGGCCGCCTACGGGCTGGGGGCGACGAAGGTGCAGCTGATATCCCGCGTCGTGCTGCCCGCGGCCCTCTCCGGGATCGTCGCCTCGGTGGTCCTGGCGATGGCGCGGGCGGTGGGGGAGACGATGATCGTCACGCTGGCGGCCGGCCAGCGGCCGCTGTTCACGCTCGACCCGCGCGAGACGATCGCGACGATGACCGCGTTCATCGTCCAGGCGGCCACCGGTGACCAGCCCGCCGGGTCGTTGGCGTCGCGCTCCCTCTACGCGGTGGCCGCCACGCTGTTCGTGATCACGCTGCTCCTCAACCTCGCCTCGCAGCTCGTGGTGGGCCGCTACCGGGAGCGCTACGAGTGA
- a CDS encoding PstS family phosphate ABC transporter substrate-binding protein — MRSAHAALPLAIALLGLAAAQSLRVDGSSTVYPISLAMAEEFSIENPDVGIAVAFSGTGGGLSKLCAGEIDVADASRAVKEEELEACAAHGIAVIELPVAADAITVVVNAANDFARCLTVAELRAIWEPGSRVRLWSDVRPGWPDEEIVLYGPGTDSGTFDYFTEAVNGEAGAVRTDFFPSEDDNVLVTGVEGDRYALGYLGFAYYVENASRVRALEVDGGDGCVAPSAESIEANTYTPLSRPLFVYVSARSAERPEVQAFVRFYLDERNRELIADSGYATYGDDVYAATLQRFEDRVTGSAFADFEPGDSVLEAVRGD, encoded by the coding sequence TTGAGAAGCGCTCACGCCGCGCTCCCCCTCGCGATCGCGCTGCTCGGCCTCGCCGCGGCCCAGTCCCTCCGCGTCGACGGGTCGTCGACCGTCTACCCGATCTCGCTGGCGATGGCCGAGGAGTTCTCGATCGAGAACCCGGACGTCGGCATCGCGGTGGCGTTCTCCGGCACCGGCGGCGGTCTCTCCAAGCTCTGCGCCGGCGAGATCGACGTCGCCGACGCCTCGCGCGCGGTGAAGGAGGAGGAGCTCGAGGCCTGCGCGGCGCACGGCATCGCGGTCATCGAGCTGCCCGTCGCCGCCGACGCGATCACGGTCGTCGTCAACGCGGCCAACGACTTCGCCAGGTGCCTCACCGTCGCGGAGCTGCGGGCGATCTGGGAGCCGGGCTCGCGGGTGCGTCTGTGGAGCGACGTGCGGCCCGGGTGGCCCGACGAGGAGATCGTCCTCTACGGCCCCGGCACGGACTCCGGGACCTTCGACTACTTCACCGAGGCCGTGAACGGCGAGGCCGGCGCCGTGCGCACCGACTTCTTCCCCAGCGAGGACGACAACGTGCTGGTCACCGGCGTCGAGGGGGACCGCTACGCGCTCGGCTACCTCGGCTTCGCCTACTACGTCGAGAACGCCTCGCGCGTGAGGGCGCTCGAGGTCGACGGCGGCGACGGCTGCGTGGCGCCGAGCGCCGAGAGCATAGAGGCGAACACCTACACGCCGCTGTCCCGGCCGCTGTTCGTCTACGTCAGCGCCAGGTCGGCCGAGAGACCAGAGGTGCAGGCCTTCGTGCGGTTCTACCTGGACGAGCGCAACCGCGAGCTCATCGCCGACTCCGGTTACGCTACCTACGGCGATGACGTCTACGCCGCCACCCTGCAGCGCTTCGAGGACCGCGTCACCGGCTCGGCGTTCGCCGACTTCGAGCCCGGCGACTCCGTGCTCGAGGCCGTGCGGGGCGACTGA
- the hutI gene encoding imidazolonepropionase — MDASKGPCLVTGIAELYTPHERVEDAAFVVDGGRFGWVGRSAEAPPEAHALPRVDLGGRGVLPGLVDSHTHLVWDGSRVAEYALRSQGASYEALLASGGGIHATVRATRSAGDERLHGLARRRAAAFLRGGVTTLEVKSGYGLTTEEELRQLAVARRLGDEGPQRLTTTLLAHVPDPEVDRAYHVDRLVAETVPEAAARGLADAVDVFVDRGAFTLDEARRVLEAGLAAGLQVKAHAEQLTRTGAARLVAELGGVSADHLERATDEDFAALAAAGVVATVLPGAAAVLGAGLPAPERFRAAGVKVAVASDHNPGSSPLFGLLPALQLAVAVYGFTVDETLVGATAHAADALRLPDVGRIRPGAHADFVVADGPEALLPLYGWGEPLVHEVVIGGVTAWRRGG; from the coding sequence GTGGACGCTAGCAAGGGCCCCTGCCTCGTCACCGGCATCGCGGAGCTCTACACGCCTCACGAGCGCGTAGAGGACGCGGCGTTCGTCGTCGACGGCGGGCGCTTCGGCTGGGTGGGCCGGTCCGCCGAGGCGCCGCCCGAGGCGCACGCGCTGCCGCGGGTCGACCTGGGCGGGCGCGGCGTGCTGCCCGGCCTCGTCGACAGCCACACGCACCTCGTGTGGGACGGCAGCCGCGTCGCCGAGTACGCGCTGCGGTCGCAGGGCGCCTCGTACGAGGCGCTGCTCGCTTCCGGCGGCGGCATCCACGCGACCGTCAGGGCCACCAGGTCCGCCGGCGACGAGCGGCTCCACGGGCTGGCGCGGCGGCGCGCGGCGGCGTTCCTCCGCGGCGGCGTCACGACCCTCGAGGTCAAGTCGGGCTACGGGCTGACCACGGAGGAGGAGCTGCGACAGCTCGCCGTCGCGCGGCGGCTCGGCGACGAGGGGCCACAGCGCTTGACGACCACGCTGCTGGCGCACGTGCCCGACCCCGAGGTCGACCGCGCCTACCACGTCGACAGGCTCGTGGCCGAGACGGTGCCGGAGGCCGCCGCGCGCGGCCTCGCCGACGCCGTCGACGTCTTCGTCGACAGGGGCGCCTTCACGCTCGACGAGGCGCGCAGGGTGCTGGAGGCCGGCCTCGCGGCGGGCCTCCAGGTCAAGGCGCACGCCGAGCAGCTCACGCGCACGGGCGCGGCCCGGCTCGTCGCCGAGCTGGGCGGCGTCTCGGCCGACCACCTGGAGCGCGCCACCGACGAGGACTTCGCGGCGCTGGCGGCGGCGGGCGTGGTGGCCACGGTGCTGCCGGGCGCGGCCGCCGTGCTGGGCGCCGGCCTGCCGGCGCCGGAGCGCTTCCGCGCCGCCGGCGTGAAGGTCGCCGTCGCCAGCGACCACAACCCCGGCTCGAGCCCGCTCTTCGGCCTGCTGCCGGCCCTGCAGCTCGCCGTGGCCGTCTACGGCTTCACCGTCGACGAGACGCTGGTGGGCGCGACCGCGCACGCCGCCGACGCGCTGCGCCTGCCCGACGTGGGGCGCATCCGGCCCGGCGCGCACGCCGACTTCGTCGTGGCCGACGGACCGGAGGCGCTGCTGCCCCTCTACGGCTGGGGCGAGCCTCTCGTGCACGAGGTCGTGATCGGCGGCGTCACCGCCTGGCGCCGCGGGGGCTGA